Proteins encoded together in one Juglans regia cultivar Chandler chromosome 9, Walnut 2.0, whole genome shotgun sequence window:
- the LOC108990862 gene encoding SPX domain-containing membrane protein At4g22990-like isoform X1 produces the protein MVAFGKRLKERQIQEWQGYYINYKLMKKRVKQYVQQIEVGTQDRRHVLKDFSRMLDNQIEKIVLFLLEQQGILASRLAKLDEQHDSLQQQPDMSQISELREAYRAVGRDLLKLLFFVEINAIGLRKILKKFDKRFGYRFTNYYVKTRANHPYSQLQQVFKHVGIGAVVGAVSRNLHELQNRQGSYLSIYDQPALPLQDPVVDSIRAAVDRLTHSTNFLNFLAQHALIMQDELPTPIEEQVDDQKYHFISLLLNLANTFLYMVNTYIVVPTADDYSLSLGAAATVCGIVIGAMAVAQVFSSVYFSAWSNKSYFQPLVFSSIALLVGNTLYALAYDLNSIAVLLIGRLFCGLGSARAVNRRYISDCVPLKIRMQASAAFVSASALGMACGPALAGLLQTNFRIYKLTFNQDTLPGWVMAVAWLIYLIWLCISFKEPSHDFEENQLPQESNSEAVQNDALEEGLKQPLLVSSEDKQQEEDSEQECDESEEASEESRRPATSIRSAYRLLTPSVKVQLLIYFMLKYVMEILLSESSVITTYYFHWSTSTVAIFLASLGLTVLPVNIVVGNYISNMFEDRQILLASEIVVCIGILLSFHIINPYSVPQYVCSGLIVFVSAEVLEGVNLALLSRVMSSRLSRGTYNGGLLSTEAGTIARVIADGTITMAGYLGQSRLLNVTLLPSLFICISSIVATCLTYNSLY, from the exons ATGGTTGCCTTTGGGAAAAGGTTGAAGGAAAGACAAATTCAAGAATGGCAAGG GTATTACATTAACTATAAACTCATGAAGAAAAGAGTAAAACAATATGTTCAACAAATTGAAGTTGGGACTCAAGATCGACGGCATGTACTCAAGGATTTCTCAAGAATGTTGGATAATCAG ATTGAGAAGATTGTCCTTTTTCTGTTGGAACAACAAGGGATACTAGCAAGCAGGTTAGCTAAGCTTGATGAACAGCATGATTCCCTTCAGCAGCAACCTGATATGTCTCAAATATCTGAATTACGAGAAGCTTATAGAGCAGTGGGACGAGATCTTTTAAAGCTTCTCTTTTTTGTTGAGATAAACGCTATTGGTCTGCGGAAGATACTGAAGAAGTTTGATAAACGCTTCGGTTATAGATTCACTAATTATTACGTCAAAACACGTGCAAATCATCCTTACTCCCAGCTGCAGCAAGTGTTCAAGCATGTG GGAATAGGGGCTGTTGTGGGAGCTGTATCGCGAAATCTTCATGAACTTCAGAATCGGCAGGGAAGCTACTTATCGATATATGATCAACCTGCTCTTCCCCTCCAG GATCCTGTCGTTGACTCAATAAGAGCAGCCGTGGACAGATTGACTCACTCAACAAATTTCCTCAACTTTTTGGCGCAACATGCTCTCATTATGCAAGATGAGCTGCCTACTCCCATTGAGGAACAAGTTGATGATCAGAAATACCATTTTATATCACTTCTCTTGAACTTGGCCAACACATTTCTTTATATGGTCAATACATATATTGTTGTTCCTACAGCAGATGACTACTCCTTGAGCCTTGGAGCTGCAGCAACAGTTTGTGGTATTGTGATTGGTGCAATGGCAGTTGCCCAGGTGTTTTCTTCGGTGTATTTTAGTGCATGGTCAAATAAATCATACTTCCAACCTCTTGTATTTAGCAGTATAGCTCTTCTTGTGGGAAACACCTTGTATGCATTGGCTTATGATCTTAATTCGATAGCGGTTCTCCTAATTGGCCGCCTTTTCTGTGG ATTGGGTTCTGCAAGAGCTGTTAACCGGAGGTATATCAGTGATTGTGTACCTCTGAAAATCCGCATGCAGGCATCAGCAGCTTTTGTTAGTGCCAGTGCTCTTGGAATGGCCTGTGGTCCTGCTCTAGCTGGTTTGCTTCAAACTAATTTTAGGATCTACAAGCTTACATTCAATCAAGACACCTTGCCTGGCTGGGTTATGGCTGTTGCTTGGCTAATATACTTAATTTGGTTGTGTATCTCATTTAAAGAACCTTCtcatgattttgaagaaaatcaatTGCCTCAGGAATCGAATTCTG AAGCAGTACAGAATGATGCCCTTGAAGAAGGACTTAAACAACCATTGCTTGTTAGTTCAGAAGATAAGCAACAAGAAGAAGATAGTGAGCAAGAATGTGATGAAAGTGAAGAAGCTTCTGAGGAATCTCGCCGACCAGCTACTTCAATTCGATCAGCATATAGACTACTTACACCCTCTGTGAAG GTTCAGTTGTTGATATATTTCATGCTCAAATATGTAATGGAGATTTTACTTTCAGAATCAAGTGTTATTACCACATACTACTTTCACTGGTCTACGAGCACAGTGGCAATTTTTCTTGCTTCCCTTGGCCTGACAGTTCTTCCAGTAAACATCGTTGTTGGAAATTACATTAGCAATATGTTTGAAGACAG GCAGATTCTATTGGCGTCTGAAATTGTGGTTTGCATAGGCATACTCCTGAGCTTCCATATAATAAATCCGTACTCTGTGCCACAGTATGTCTGCTCAGGACTCATCGTGTTTGTTTCTGCCGAGGTACTTGAAG GTGTCAACTTGGCACTCCTCTCTAGGGTCATGTCATCCCGGCTTTCCCGTGGAACCTATAATGGTGGACTACTTTCAACAGAAGCTGGGACAATTGCACGAGTGATTGCAGATGGCACGATAACTATGGCTGGATACTTGGGTCAGAGTAGACTCTTGAATGTCACCCTACTTCCTTCACTCTTCATTTGCATTTCCTCCATTGTTGCCACCTGCTTAACGTACAACTCTCTCTATTGA
- the LOC108990862 gene encoding SPX domain-containing membrane protein At4g22990-like isoform X2, with translation MVAFGKRLKERQIQEWQGYYINYKLMKKRVKQYVQQIEVGTQDRRHVLKDFSRMLDNQIEKIVLFLLEQQGILASRLAKLDEQHDSLQQQPDMSQISELREAYRAVGRDLLKLLFFVEINAIGLRKILKKFDKRFGYRFTNYYVKTRANHPYSQLQQVFKHVGIGAVVGAVSRNLHELQNRQGSYLSIYDQPALPLQDPVVDSIRAAVDRLTHSTNFLNFLAQHALIMQDELPTPIEEQVDDQKYHFISLLLNLANTFLYMVNTYIVVPTADDYSLSLGAAATVCGIVIGAMAVAQVFSSVYFSAWSNKSYFQPLVFSSIALLVGNTLYALAYDLNSIAVLLIGRLFCGLGSARAVNRRYISDCVPLKIRMQASAAFVSASALGMACGPALAGLLQTNFRIYKLTFNQDTLPGWVMAVAWLIYLIWLCISFKEPSHDFEENQLPQESNSAVQNDALEEGLKQPLLVSSEDKQQEEDSEQECDESEEASEESRRPATSIRSAYRLLTPSVKVQLLIYFMLKYVMEILLSESSVITTYYFHWSTSTVAIFLASLGLTVLPVNIVVGNYISNMFEDRQILLASEIVVCIGILLSFHIINPYSVPQYVCSGLIVFVSAEVLEGVNLALLSRVMSSRLSRGTYNGGLLSTEAGTIARVIADGTITMAGYLGQSRLLNVTLLPSLFICISSIVATCLTYNSLY, from the exons ATGGTTGCCTTTGGGAAAAGGTTGAAGGAAAGACAAATTCAAGAATGGCAAGG GTATTACATTAACTATAAACTCATGAAGAAAAGAGTAAAACAATATGTTCAACAAATTGAAGTTGGGACTCAAGATCGACGGCATGTACTCAAGGATTTCTCAAGAATGTTGGATAATCAG ATTGAGAAGATTGTCCTTTTTCTGTTGGAACAACAAGGGATACTAGCAAGCAGGTTAGCTAAGCTTGATGAACAGCATGATTCCCTTCAGCAGCAACCTGATATGTCTCAAATATCTGAATTACGAGAAGCTTATAGAGCAGTGGGACGAGATCTTTTAAAGCTTCTCTTTTTTGTTGAGATAAACGCTATTGGTCTGCGGAAGATACTGAAGAAGTTTGATAAACGCTTCGGTTATAGATTCACTAATTATTACGTCAAAACACGTGCAAATCATCCTTACTCCCAGCTGCAGCAAGTGTTCAAGCATGTG GGAATAGGGGCTGTTGTGGGAGCTGTATCGCGAAATCTTCATGAACTTCAGAATCGGCAGGGAAGCTACTTATCGATATATGATCAACCTGCTCTTCCCCTCCAG GATCCTGTCGTTGACTCAATAAGAGCAGCCGTGGACAGATTGACTCACTCAACAAATTTCCTCAACTTTTTGGCGCAACATGCTCTCATTATGCAAGATGAGCTGCCTACTCCCATTGAGGAACAAGTTGATGATCAGAAATACCATTTTATATCACTTCTCTTGAACTTGGCCAACACATTTCTTTATATGGTCAATACATATATTGTTGTTCCTACAGCAGATGACTACTCCTTGAGCCTTGGAGCTGCAGCAACAGTTTGTGGTATTGTGATTGGTGCAATGGCAGTTGCCCAGGTGTTTTCTTCGGTGTATTTTAGTGCATGGTCAAATAAATCATACTTCCAACCTCTTGTATTTAGCAGTATAGCTCTTCTTGTGGGAAACACCTTGTATGCATTGGCTTATGATCTTAATTCGATAGCGGTTCTCCTAATTGGCCGCCTTTTCTGTGG ATTGGGTTCTGCAAGAGCTGTTAACCGGAGGTATATCAGTGATTGTGTACCTCTGAAAATCCGCATGCAGGCATCAGCAGCTTTTGTTAGTGCCAGTGCTCTTGGAATGGCCTGTGGTCCTGCTCTAGCTGGTTTGCTTCAAACTAATTTTAGGATCTACAAGCTTACATTCAATCAAGACACCTTGCCTGGCTGGGTTATGGCTGTTGCTTGGCTAATATACTTAATTTGGTTGTGTATCTCATTTAAAGAACCTTCtcatgattttgaagaaaatcaatTGCCTCAGGAATCGAATTCTG CAGTACAGAATGATGCCCTTGAAGAAGGACTTAAACAACCATTGCTTGTTAGTTCAGAAGATAAGCAACAAGAAGAAGATAGTGAGCAAGAATGTGATGAAAGTGAAGAAGCTTCTGAGGAATCTCGCCGACCAGCTACTTCAATTCGATCAGCATATAGACTACTTACACCCTCTGTGAAG GTTCAGTTGTTGATATATTTCATGCTCAAATATGTAATGGAGATTTTACTTTCAGAATCAAGTGTTATTACCACATACTACTTTCACTGGTCTACGAGCACAGTGGCAATTTTTCTTGCTTCCCTTGGCCTGACAGTTCTTCCAGTAAACATCGTTGTTGGAAATTACATTAGCAATATGTTTGAAGACAG GCAGATTCTATTGGCGTCTGAAATTGTGGTTTGCATAGGCATACTCCTGAGCTTCCATATAATAAATCCGTACTCTGTGCCACAGTATGTCTGCTCAGGACTCATCGTGTTTGTTTCTGCCGAGGTACTTGAAG GTGTCAACTTGGCACTCCTCTCTAGGGTCATGTCATCCCGGCTTTCCCGTGGAACCTATAATGGTGGACTACTTTCAACAGAAGCTGGGACAATTGCACGAGTGATTGCAGATGGCACGATAACTATGGCTGGATACTTGGGTCAGAGTAGACTCTTGAATGTCACCCTACTTCCTTCACTCTTCATTTGCATTTCCTCCATTGTTGCCACCTGCTTAACGTACAACTCTCTCTATTGA
- the LOC108990862 gene encoding SPX domain-containing membrane protein At4g22990-like isoform X3 — MVAFGKRLKERQIQEWQGYYINYKLMKKRVKQYVQQIEVGTQDRRHVLKDFSRMLDNQIEKIVLFLLEQQGILASRLAKLDEQHDSLQQQPDMSQISELREAYRAVGRDLLKLLFFVEINAIGLRKILKKFDKRFGYRFTNYYVKTRANHPYSQLQQVFKHVGIGAVVGAVSRNLHELQNRQGSYLSIYDQPALPLQDPVVDSIRAAVDRLTHSTNFLNFLAQHALIMQDELPTPIEEQVDDQKYHFISLLLNLANTFLYMVNTYIVVPTADDYSLSLGAAATVCGIVIGAMAVAQVFSSVYFSAWSNKSYFQPLVFSSIALLVGNTLYALAYDLNSIAVLLIGRLFCGLGSARAVNRRYISDCVPLKIRMQASAAFVSASALGMACGPALAGLLQTNFRIYKLTFNQDTLPGWVMAVAWLIYLIWLCISFKEPSHDFEENQLPQESNSVQNDALEEGLKQPLLVSSEDKQQEEDSEQECDESEEASEESRRPATSIRSAYRLLTPSVKVQLLIYFMLKYVMEILLSESSVITTYYFHWSTSTVAIFLASLGLTVLPVNIVVGNYISNMFEDRQILLASEIVVCIGILLSFHIINPYSVPQYVCSGLIVFVSAEVLEGVNLALLSRVMSSRLSRGTYNGGLLSTEAGTIARVIADGTITMAGYLGQSRLLNVTLLPSLFICISSIVATCLTYNSLY; from the exons ATGGTTGCCTTTGGGAAAAGGTTGAAGGAAAGACAAATTCAAGAATGGCAAGG GTATTACATTAACTATAAACTCATGAAGAAAAGAGTAAAACAATATGTTCAACAAATTGAAGTTGGGACTCAAGATCGACGGCATGTACTCAAGGATTTCTCAAGAATGTTGGATAATCAG ATTGAGAAGATTGTCCTTTTTCTGTTGGAACAACAAGGGATACTAGCAAGCAGGTTAGCTAAGCTTGATGAACAGCATGATTCCCTTCAGCAGCAACCTGATATGTCTCAAATATCTGAATTACGAGAAGCTTATAGAGCAGTGGGACGAGATCTTTTAAAGCTTCTCTTTTTTGTTGAGATAAACGCTATTGGTCTGCGGAAGATACTGAAGAAGTTTGATAAACGCTTCGGTTATAGATTCACTAATTATTACGTCAAAACACGTGCAAATCATCCTTACTCCCAGCTGCAGCAAGTGTTCAAGCATGTG GGAATAGGGGCTGTTGTGGGAGCTGTATCGCGAAATCTTCATGAACTTCAGAATCGGCAGGGAAGCTACTTATCGATATATGATCAACCTGCTCTTCCCCTCCAG GATCCTGTCGTTGACTCAATAAGAGCAGCCGTGGACAGATTGACTCACTCAACAAATTTCCTCAACTTTTTGGCGCAACATGCTCTCATTATGCAAGATGAGCTGCCTACTCCCATTGAGGAACAAGTTGATGATCAGAAATACCATTTTATATCACTTCTCTTGAACTTGGCCAACACATTTCTTTATATGGTCAATACATATATTGTTGTTCCTACAGCAGATGACTACTCCTTGAGCCTTGGAGCTGCAGCAACAGTTTGTGGTATTGTGATTGGTGCAATGGCAGTTGCCCAGGTGTTTTCTTCGGTGTATTTTAGTGCATGGTCAAATAAATCATACTTCCAACCTCTTGTATTTAGCAGTATAGCTCTTCTTGTGGGAAACACCTTGTATGCATTGGCTTATGATCTTAATTCGATAGCGGTTCTCCTAATTGGCCGCCTTTTCTGTGG ATTGGGTTCTGCAAGAGCTGTTAACCGGAGGTATATCAGTGATTGTGTACCTCTGAAAATCCGCATGCAGGCATCAGCAGCTTTTGTTAGTGCCAGTGCTCTTGGAATGGCCTGTGGTCCTGCTCTAGCTGGTTTGCTTCAAACTAATTTTAGGATCTACAAGCTTACATTCAATCAAGACACCTTGCCTGGCTGGGTTATGGCTGTTGCTTGGCTAATATACTTAATTTGGTTGTGTATCTCATTTAAAGAACCTTCtcatgattttgaagaaaatcaatTGCCTCAGGAATCGAATTCTG TACAGAATGATGCCCTTGAAGAAGGACTTAAACAACCATTGCTTGTTAGTTCAGAAGATAAGCAACAAGAAGAAGATAGTGAGCAAGAATGTGATGAAAGTGAAGAAGCTTCTGAGGAATCTCGCCGACCAGCTACTTCAATTCGATCAGCATATAGACTACTTACACCCTCTGTGAAG GTTCAGTTGTTGATATATTTCATGCTCAAATATGTAATGGAGATTTTACTTTCAGAATCAAGTGTTATTACCACATACTACTTTCACTGGTCTACGAGCACAGTGGCAATTTTTCTTGCTTCCCTTGGCCTGACAGTTCTTCCAGTAAACATCGTTGTTGGAAATTACATTAGCAATATGTTTGAAGACAG GCAGATTCTATTGGCGTCTGAAATTGTGGTTTGCATAGGCATACTCCTGAGCTTCCATATAATAAATCCGTACTCTGTGCCACAGTATGTCTGCTCAGGACTCATCGTGTTTGTTTCTGCCGAGGTACTTGAAG GTGTCAACTTGGCACTCCTCTCTAGGGTCATGTCATCCCGGCTTTCCCGTGGAACCTATAATGGTGGACTACTTTCAACAGAAGCTGGGACAATTGCACGAGTGATTGCAGATGGCACGATAACTATGGCTGGATACTTGGGTCAGAGTAGACTCTTGAATGTCACCCTACTTCCTTCACTCTTCATTTGCATTTCCTCCATTGTTGCCACCTGCTTAACGTACAACTCTCTCTATTGA